GATTTACATCGGGATAAGGCGTCGGGTATTCTGTGTTACACTGGAGCAGGGTTATTTCGCTCGTTGAGGTACCTGAATCAATCAAAATATTGAGTGCATCTTCAATCTCCCCCAAATCAGCCATACCTGTAGACATAATTACTGGTTTACAAAGACGTCCTAAAGCTCGTAAATATGGAAGATTGGTTATTTCACCCGACGGAACCTTAATCATTCCAAGCCCTAAATCGGCAAGCATTTGTATACTCTCAAGATCGAAAGGCGTTGATAGAAATCGAATCCCCTTTTGCTTACAATAATTAATCAAGGTGCGATGATCCTTGATGTCGAACTCTAATTTACGTGCCATTTCAAGCTGAGTTTCTTTCGCATCCGTAGTTTCTTTCTGATATTCTGCTTTTAATGCGTGCCAACTTATTTCGCGGTCCGCACGAAATGTTTGAAATTTCACTATATCCGCCCCCGCTTCCACAGCTTCATCAATGAGACGAAACGCAATATCCAAACTGCCATTGTGATTCACGCCTGCCTCAGCAATCACTATTACTCTCTGAAAGTTCAGCATAATCTTTCTGCCTTCTATCTATTCAATTACGATATAAGATTGTGTGGGGCTATAAATACTGTGATGTATCTTGTATCGATCCAGACCAAACACCTCCGAGAGTGCAATGGTCTCACCGGGGTACCGACTTACATTCAATTCATCAAATCCAATAACACTGCCCCGGGTTATTCGATTTCGGATTGCTTTGAGGCATGCAAGCGTAGGCTCATAGATATCAAAATCAAAATATGCGAGTGCTACTATTGTCTCGGGATACCGATCTAAATATTTTAAAATCTGTTCAGAGGCATCACCCTTGATCAGCTCATATTTTTTCATGTGTGCGATTGGGCTCTCCTGCTCGTGGTATGAAAGCACTTGATCAAGATATTCATCATAGTACTCCGTTACATTAAACGAGCCGGCTTTGATAATATCATCATTTCCATCCTTAGAATCTATCGAAGGAAATCCAGAAAAAGTATCAAAACCAATGATTCTACGATTGTGATTGAATGGTTCGTAAAGACCACGAAAATTTTCAAATAATGCCAAGTTTTTACCCCATCTGACTCCAAACTCCATAACAACACCGTGGACACTAAGAATCTTTTGATAAAGTTCATTCATGAACAGCAACATTGAAAGATCCTGTCGTTTAATGAACAGCGATAGATTCATCAATAGTTCATTTTCAGGAATAGGACACTTTCGAAACAACTCAAAAAAACTTCGCCGTGACGTCTGCTCATCCTTCGATGCATTCCACTGCGTTCTTATTTCCCGTGATACCATTTTATTACTCCTTTTTCATTTACCAGGCTTTGAAACTGCGATAGTATGCTTATCTACATAAATTTCATTTCTGTTTTCGACAATCTGTTCCCAATATTCGATCTCGAATCCGATAGCGCATAGAATCGATATCAATTGTTCGATAGAAAACACGCTCACAGTTCCGGTATCCCGCATTACACCTTTTTTAATATCCGTTATCGTGTGTTCAGAAATCCTTCGCCCTTCATCCCATCCAGTCGTCCCATATCCGAATCCACAAGTTAAGAATAGTCCACCAGGTTTCAAGAGATTAAAATATTTTCCATATGCTTCAATTACCATATTCTCAGGATTAGCATATATAGAATACTGATCTATCATAATATCATATGTTTGCCTGAGATAAACACTTGGTCTCGTTATATCTCCAAGCACGGTTTCTATCTCATCCAATACACCAAATTCTTTAGCATTTACGTTGATGTGAGACAACCCCGACGGTGCCCCATCAAATGCGGTTACCTTACCACCCTCCTTTGCCATCATCCAGGAACTTGCACCCATACCACACCCAATATCCAGAACGTAAAGAGGGATATGATTTATTTTGTTTTTAGCTCGTATGAAAAACCTAATCGTCTCTTCAGGTGGGTACTTACCCCAAGATTTACTTGAAAATAAGTTTTCCCAAATGGGATCACCGAAAAAATTCATCTTCTTAATACCTATATTTTAATAATTGATTACCGTATTTTTTGCATTTCTCTGGGAATCGTTCCGACCACGCATTCACAATTTCACCATAAATAGCTGCGTTGTGAATCTTCTTTCCAATAAAGAAATCAACTACACCATTCTTTGAAAAACTTCTCTTGTACCTGAAAACACCATCACCATCGGTAGTACCACCTCCGAGGCAAAAGCAGGTACAACCTACATCTTTCAGGTGTTCAATAATGGCATGTTTCAAAATATCATTGGGACGACAATCATAATACTCAGCAAGAGTTCCACCTAAAAACGAATACCCGACAGAGCCGCCGTAAAGAACAAGTTCACAGGCAATCGGGATTTCATCTTTGATTGTAAAGAACATGATCGTGTTTTGTCCGTTGAAACGAAGCATGGACTCAAAATAGTTCCTTGGAAAATTATAGAATTCATCAGCGGAATTCCGTGTCATCGTTTTTTCATATATGTCAATGAATGAATCTAATCGCTCAGAAGTGACATCGCGGCCGGCAATAACGATCGTGTTCAATCCTGAACGTTCTGCCTTTTTTATATTCTTACGTGTCGAATGTTCATAAGAATTCTGCCAAATATCTCTTTCTGTCAAGTTCACAAGAACATTATGATTTACGCTGATCACATTTAGGTATGACACTAATTTATGATTGTTATATACGGGATTAAATCGAGTAAATTCTGCAATAATCCCTTTTTCTTGGCAATATTCAATCATTGCACGGCTTATACCAGATGTGAAAGCGGGATCATTGGAGGTAGAGGCTACCCCGTTATAACCATAGGCTCCCTGAATATCAAAATACTCGTGATCAATATTAATATAAGAAAGTCCACGGAGAGTGTTAATTATAAAGGGATATAAAGCAATATCATTGTCATTCTCAAAAATCATACAATGGGCCTGCGATCCATAAACTTGCTCATAGACTCTGTAGTAAGAAGGAGAAAAATAGATATCTTGAAGATTCGCGGGAAGACATTTGAACGCGTCCCCCCATTGCGAGTCCGATGTTGTGCATTCTTTAATTCGCATATTTTTTTACCGCCGCGTCCTCTTTCATTTTAAGCCTTTTATCAGAGGAGTTGTTTTAAGTTTCGAACCATTAATTCAAGCTCATCAATACGCACATCTTGGTGCACTGGCAAGTTCAAAATTCTGGTCGAAAGAAAATGAGATTCACTATAATATCTATCAATTTCCGGAATTAGCTCGTGATATAGACTTACGACGCCATATCCTACTTCATTGAGCCCGAAGTAGAGCCTGTCTCTTGAATTTGCATCAGGTAGCAGTATCGGAAAGCTCTGGGGTACAGCATCCTCAAGAGCATCCCTAAGAAGATGTATATGAAAACGGGCACATAAAGGTTCCATAAGTTCCTTAAGTTTTTGATAGTTTTCACACCTGCGCTGTGCAATTTGATAGCAATCATATTCATGTAAATTGAAAGATTCGATTGTTTCTGACTCCTGAGGGTATTTTGACAGGAGCATGCCGCCGTTTCTGTATGGAAGCATCTTATGCAAAGAAAAAAAGGCATAATCGAAATTCCGGTCCGCACCAAATAAAAAGGTAAAAAGCGCATGGGCACAATCTTCTACAACGATATAGTTCATCTTTATAGCCAACTCTTTAGCCTCAGAATAATTAGGGTCTCTGAAGCCGAAATAGTGTATGAGTAAAAGAATGCCTTTCTCATTTTCGATTAACCGATTCTTAAGGTCCACCATATCGATATAAAGGTCTTTATTCATTTTGTAAAAACAATACTTGATTCTGCTTTCCCGGATCGGATCGAATATACCAGACCCTTCTCTGGAGCTGAAACCAATATACGCTGGAGCCAATAACACGCATGAAAGATGATTGTTCAGAACATGTGAAAAAGCTTTTCTTGCTGACTTGAAGAAACAGCAGTTCATTCTAAAATTAGTAACATTTTCAGGTTTTTTTGTAATCATGCCAAAATGTTTTTACCTCTGTTGTTGGAAGATGATCCCCAATACAACATCATATAATATCAATCGTGACAATTTCTATCTTTCATAATTAACTCAGCCATACGCCAGTCCCACGGTGTATCAACATCAAGAGATCGTTCCTGTGGCATGGGATAAGCGATTGTTCCTGTCGGCAAAAAAGTTTTATCCAGCAGCAGCGATGAACGCTGATTTAAGTAAATTGCACCATTTACAGCATACGCAGGAGGTAAGTCTTGACGTCGCAAGTATCCAATATCCGTTGCCATAAAATCTGATAATGTCCCATCGTCCAAGATACGTTTGCATGAATATGGGTGACGTTCGGACTCGCATACACTTACTACAGCCACTGCACGACTTTTTCTTGCTAACTCAATGGATCGCTGTATGTCCTCCGCCGTTCTGAGCGGAGACGTAGGCTGAAGCAACATAATATAATCAGGGCAAAAATTTTCATTTTCTTCCATCCAATGAATTGCATGCAATACGGCCGATATGGAAGATGAATCATCGCGTGCAAACTCTGCAGGGCGGCGGAAGGGAACTTCGGCACACCAATGATGAGCAACCTTCTCAATTTCTTCATCATCTGTTGATACAATTATCCGACTCAGCCATTTGCATTGCAGGGCAGCTTCGATTGTCCACGCAATGAGCGGTTTACCGGCCAAAAGTTTTATATTCTTCCTTGGAATAGACTTTGATCCGCCTCTTGCTGTGATTAATCCTATCGTCTCGTTCATATCGTTCTTTGTATCCGCACACTGCTGGGGATATTGACCAATCGGTCTTCCAGCCATTGAGCTGTTTCAATCGCTGTACACTGACAATGGCGATACATTGGAAGGTCAGGCATGAGTGTCCAAACGGGCCGCGTTTGAATACCTTTTTCTCTGGAATAGGCGAGAAACTGATCCCGTTCCTGCCTGTCCTTTAAAACAATGGTATTTAACCAGTAATTGGATCTGGCGTGAGTAGGTTCTTCAACAAATGGTATGCCGATCTCCTGAAAAAACTGCGCATACATCTGTGCTGTGGCGCGCTTGTTTTCCAAAACCCCGGCAAAGCATTCCATCTGTGCACAGCCCACGGCGGCATTGATGTTCGGCATGCGATAATTATAGCCGACATCGTCATGAATGAATTCCCACGGATGGCGTTGTTTGGCCGTTGTGGTCAGGTGCTTGGCCTTTGCCGCAATGGCTTTATCGTTCGTGATGATCATGCCACCACCACCGGTCGTCACTGGCTTGTTGCCATTAAAACTTAATATGCCAAGAACCCCGAATGTACCGGCATGTTGTCTCTTGTAATAACTGCCCAGCGCCTCGGCGGCATCCTCAACGACCGGAATATGATATTTATTACAAATTTTAATAACTTGGTCGATCCGCACCGGGTGGCCAAGGGTGTGCATCGGCACACACGCGGCGATCTTTCTGCCAGTTGTTTTATTGTAACACTTGCCATCTGACTTCAAGATTCCGTTATTTAAAAGAAAATCATTCAGTTTGTCCGGGTCAAGTCCCAGGGTTAATCGTTCTACATCCACAAATAGCGGGTGTGCGTTACAGTAGGAGATGGCATTGGCTGTGGCGACAAAAGTCAACGGCTGGGTTATCACCTCATCCCCGGGCGCTACTTCGGCAAGAAGTAAGGCTACATGAAGCGCTCCGGTTCCGCTGGAGACAGCGATCGCATACTTTGCGCCTGTGCATTGCCGAATTTCATCTTCAAAACGAGTGACATATTCCCCCACATAGGACACATAGGTTGTATCAATACAGTCAATGAGATATTTTTTTTCGTTCCCCAAAAAACGCGGTGCATGGAGCGGCACGGGATTCTCAGCTGGATAAAGCGATTTAATGAAGCTGACTATTTTTTCAAACATTATAGTCATTCCATTTATAGCGCCACAGGTTTTCCTCATCTCTGAACCAATCTATGGTTTCCCGGATTCCCTGCTTCAGCGAATGTTCTGGCTGCCACCCTGTTAGCCTGCGAATCTTTTCGTTGCTGCCCAGCAGCTGCTCCACTTCACTTTTTTCAGGCCGTATGCGTATATCCTCAGAGACGATCCTGGCCGATGGGTTGATCTGATCAATGATCTCGCGAGCAAGCTGCCCAATGGAAATCTCCTGTTGAGAGGCAATGTTTATTTCTTCTCCAATCGTGGCTTGTGTTTCTGCAATTGCTATGAAGCCAGCCACGGTATCCTTGACGTAATTAAAATCACGGGTTGGATGAATACTGCCCATTTTGATTTCTGTTGAGCCGGCCAGCAATTGAGTAATAATAGTCGGGATGACCGCACGAGCTGATTGTCTTGGCCCATACGTATTAAACGGCCGAACTACTTTAACAGGTAAATTGAACGAACGATAATAACTTAGCGCCAATTGGTCTGCAGAGATTTTGGAAGCTGAATATGGTGACTGTCCCACCGATGGATGATTCTCATCTATTGGAATGTATTGAGCGGTTCCGTAGGTTTCACTCGTTGAAGTAATTAAAACTTGCTCAATTCCCAGTTCTTTTGAAGCCTGCATGACATTATATGATCCAATGATGTTGGTTTCGATGTATGCTTTAGGAGAGATGTAAGAATATGGAATTCCTATTAAAGCAGCTAAATGGAACACTGCGTTACATCCTTTTAACGCATTATACACTGAATCAAAATCTCTTATATCACCGGATACTATTTCGATTTGATCCTTGATTTCTGAGGTTTCTAGCCAACCCCAATTATTCTTTGAGTTATAGCGCACAAATGCCTTAACATCAAATCCTTTCTTAACCAATAGTTCCGTTAAATGAGAACCAATAAACCCACCGGCGCCAGTAACTAATATTTTGTTCAAAGCAATCCTCTCTTATATCTTTGCGGAATCCAAAATGTTTTGGATATCTTCACACATTCGTTATTAGAATCAAGAGAATTAATCTCTATCATTCTTAGGGTTATTATTCCATACAACCAACGCCTTGTTTATTTTGAGAGTGTCTTTCAATTTTGCTTAATACCAAAGCTCTGATTTTTCGTTTTATCGTTTTTTCAGTTAGTTCAATGAGTTCATTCATGTACGATTTATTTACCTCACCGACAATTACCAGATCAATCACACCTCCATCAATTCCCTTTGCGTAATCACCGGTTATAAACGCTAATTCGATATTGCCCAAATTATATAAAACGTTTTCTATGATATCTATGCCAAAGTTCTTTTTAATTATCTTATGAATTTCAGGGAATAATACATTTTTAATATTTGCTCGATACACCTTTTTATTACCGTCGCTTTCAGATGTAAGCAAACCCGCTTTCGTAAGCCTGTTAAGTTCTTATCTCACTCCGTTGGATGACTCACCAAATTCGTCTGATAGTCCGCGTAGATATGCCTTTGTCTCCGGATTTAAAAAGAATTTTAGCAGGAGTTTTACTCTGGTTTTAGATGTAATTGAAAAATCGAGCAAGTTTTACTCAACTGTCGTCAAGAGAATCTTGTTGCTTTTTGAGTAGTTAAATTACTCATTTATGAACTATTTGTCAAGGAGAAATTTATTGGATTTTTTTGTAAAGATAAAAATGTTTTCTACGTCTTCATAGATAGTCAGAAGAAGGACTAAATCCAAATAGATACCACAGGTCGATGATGTCGGCGATTTGAACTTGTTGGGCAGACTGGCTCACACGCCAGGATCGATCTATTCGTCAGCTGCAAATGGAAAAGCCAACCTATGGAATTAAAGGAGTTGTTGAGCACAAAGGTACGCACATTATGTCCCTGGTGAACGAGGGTATCTGTCCAACTCGTAAGTTTACTAGCGGCATGAACCATGCTAGATTTAACTGCATTCTTCTCATCCATGGCTTTATCGTTGAAGAACAACAGCTTGACCGAAATAGGGAACTTCGTAGGTAACAGCACCCAAAGACTTTAACTCACTAACGTATGGTTTAATGTAGCTCTGATAACGGATTTGATAATTTGTACCAGCGCCAACTCCTGAAGCCAATTCAGAAGAGACAAGAACACAATCAATTCGGTCGGGATTTAACCCTTTATATGAGGAGTTTTTTAAATCACCAAATGGCGGAATTTCCCATACTGCGTATACCCTGCTTTGCGGAATATCTAAAAAAGCACCGAGAAAAGTAGACTCAAGGGACAGAATTCCTTTGCAATTCTTAGTAATTTCAACGAGTTTAGGATATGCGATCTTCATACTACCTACTTCTCTGTTTTCCAGCAGTCGCAACTTGCCATGGACGACATCAGTTGCTACATTGTGCGAGATTTCCGCCCATCTTATGATATTCACGTTAGAAAACATACCCAGCAGCAATATGGTTGGAAGTGCTAGTGCAAGTCGGCTAATCTGTTGCTTCAAATGGGCTTTACCAAATCTCGCTACAGCGAACAGTATACCAGCGAGGACAGTTGCAAGGATTGTGCCAGCCAGAAAAACCATGACATGTAAAGACTTAATTACAGGGTCTGAAAGAAAAGAAAGAAATAAAAGCAGCGACACTATTCCCAAAACAAAAACTGCAAGCGCCATTTTTTGAAGAAGCATTTCCGTAGTTGGATATAGCTTCTTTAATAAAGAGGCTAATATGGATCCATACCAAGATGCAGCCATTATGAATATTGGGATCATGGGGAACATGTAACGATATTTTGGAATGGATATGACTGTTACGCCAACCAGAGCCAAACTGCTGAAAAATAGAATCTTTGTGGGCCAATCACGTACTGCACGGAAAGCGCCGTAGATTATTCCCACAAAAAGGATAACCATAAAGAAGTAGTCAATGAATTCAGTGCCAGTCTTTGGCAACCATATAAATTGCATTATTGTGGGAATCACATCTTTTAAGTTGCAGACAATAATTTCGAAAAACACCTGTGGGTTTGCATGAAGCATGCCCAAATAGTTTGTTGCGCCACCAAATGCTTCCATGTTGGTGAAATAAATATCGTGTCCGGCAAACGTTCCATATTTGAGTAGAATATAGATCCAGTTGAAGGCGTGAACAGCTGCGCCACTTGCCATGCTCTTCCAATCGCCCGGGAACCATTCGGTATTTGTAAACCCCACATTGTTCCACGGTGAGAGTGACTGGGCAAATAGAAACCAGAAGAACAATCCGATACTTAGAATAATAGGCCAGTCGCTCGCTAATTTTGGCCGCCAGGAAAACCAAGTCCTAATTCCGCTACCGCGCATTGTCCGAAGCATATCGGAGGATAGGAATACAATAATCAACAGTATGTAAGTCTGCCGAAATAAACAGGCCAAAATCAAAAAGGCATATGAAGACACTAAACGAAATCTATCAGCTTTATTGTTTCTGAGTAAAACCGCGATAAGGCTACATGCCAAAGCTAACTTCTGGACTGGAGGCTCAGCCGTCTGTAAATAGGGAATCCAAATACAGGCCGCAAGCAACGCCAGCCAAAAGCCCAAATACGGACGAAAGAATACAATAAGCACAATCACACAAATGCTCGTAGTTACTAAATACTCAACCGCAACAGAAGTAGGATATGGCATCCAAGTAAATAGAATTAGATAAAGAGTATAGAGGGGGCTTCGATCTGGAACAACAAAACTGCCTGTCTCTGCAAATACTCTGGCAAAATGCCAATAACCCCAAGACTCTCCGCCCATTTCCCAACCATGAAACATTGACAGGCAGACTGCAATAAAAGCGAGTGAACTTATTAACAAATAACTGGCGATACGTCTGCGGATAGTCAGTTCCATAAAGACCTGGTTTTTTGACAATTTATCTGATCCCAAGTGTGAATGATCAACAGCATGCAGTCCGAATGCGAACGGTTATCAAATAAACCGTATGCGTGGAATCGACCGATGGATACTATTCTTATTCATTAAGATTGGTAGTTTTGTCAATAATATATAAAGGTCTACCCTTAACCTCTCTATAAATCATGCCGATATATACCCCAATCGTGCCTATTGACAAAAGCTGAATTCCTCCAAGAAACACGGCAATGGCCACAAGTGAAGTCCAGCCACGGATGGAGATAGAAGGATCTATGATTTTGTTAACTATTAATATACTTGCTAATAAAAACCCGATTCCTGCAATACATGCTCCTAATAAACTGACAATGTATAGAGGCTTGTCAGTAAACGATGTTAGCCCTTGTATTGCAAAATTAATGTAATTTTTGATTGAAAAGGTAGACTTGCCGGCATATCTTTTGTCTCGTTCATAAGTACAACCAATCTGAGAAAAACCAACCCAAGCGACCATCCCTCGATAATAACGGTTTCCTTCTCTCATCAATTTTAGTTTATCTATCACCATCCGATCAATTAAGCGGAAGTCGCCAGTATCGTTTGGAATTTTAGTGTCACTTAATCTATTAATGAGACGATAATAAATCTTAGCTAATAATTTAAAAAACACATTAACACCTTGTCTTATAGGGCGCACACCATAGACAACTTTGAATCCGATGCTCCACATCGCAATGAAATTAAGCATCACTTCAGGTGGATCTTGTAAATCATCATCAATAATGATAGCAAGATCACCACGAGAAAAGTCAATGCCAGCAGTAATTGCGATCTGATTACCAAAATTGCGCGAGAAATCTATTAATTTTACACAGCGATCAATTTTAGATAAAGCTTGAAGTTTATCAAAAGTATTATCAGTACTAAAGTCATTTACAAAAATAATTTCATGATCAAATCTAGGTTCTAATATTTTAAGAACATACTTAGTTCGTCTATAGAATTCTTCAATACCATGTTCTTCGTTATAGGTTGGTACTATAACCGATAAAAGCAACGGCTTATTAATTAAATGACGAAAATATTTGTTGATCGCTTTTAGTATATAGCCCTGTTTAAAGTTAATATTTAACTTAGTTATAATTTCTAAGGTTTCAGAAATATCAATATAATAACTTGCTCCTTTATCAACTAAATTATACTTGGCACTACGGTAAAAATAACTTTCCATACATTGTACTAGCTCAAGTATAGAAGTATTATGTGGACAGGCGATATTAATTATTCGATTAGAATATAATTTGTTAGTGAGGATATAATCAACAATTAGATGCACATCATCAATATCAATTAGATTCCTTTCGGCATTTCGCCAAAGATCGAAGCTCTTACCTTCAACAATAGCATCAACAAGGTAGTTAACTATGCTTGTTTTTTCATCTGATAATCCAAACAGTTGTGGTAATCTAAATATGAGATATTTGTTTGCAGAATCTTGAATCAACTTCTCCATTTGAATCTTGTGCCTTACATAAAGAGAATTAGCTTTGTCTAAGTCAAGAATATCGCAGGAACTAAAATAAACAAAAACTGACATCTGGTTGTTTAGTAATGCATTTTTTATTGATTCTTCCTCATGACGAAATGCTATTTCATCATGACTAGTTGAATCATACACACTACCAGCAAAAATCAGATAAGATGACTGCAAAGAATAATCAATAAAACGATTAGCAATCACTCCATTTCCAATAATCATATTCATATTATTGCTCCAGAACAATATACCATTTGTTACTTTTCAACTACAGTTAAGATTGAAACTCCAAATGGAAGATTAATATATCTAAGTAGATACTTCTCTATACCAAACACTTTTTTAAGAATGTAATTCGATATTTTTCCTGGCATTTCAATATCCGATGCCCCACTACGCTTTAAAATATTATTTAAAATACGAACGGCATATACAATAGGAAAAAGCAATGTGTTAAAATAAGTTATTTTTTTAATCGTATACCCCGCATCTAAAAGTTTTGTTTTAAGCTCG
Above is a genomic segment from Ignavibacteriales bacterium containing:
- the neuB gene encoding N-acetylneuraminate synthase; translated protein: MLNFQRVIVIAEAGVNHNGSLDIAFRLIDEAVEAGADIVKFQTFRADREISWHALKAEYQKETTDAKETQLEMARKLEFDIKDHRTLINYCKQKGIRFLSTPFDLESIQMLADLGLGMIKVPSGEITNLPYLRALGRLCKPVIMSTGMADLGEIEDALNILIDSGTSTSEITLLQCNTEYPTPYPDVNLRAMVTLREAFKLPVGYSDHTLGIEVPIAAVALGASVIEKHLTLNKNMLGPDHRASLEPAEFKCMVSAIRNIEVALGSGIKKASESEKKNKNIARKSIVADRPIKAGEMFTETNLTTKRPGTGISPMLWDWILGRNANKDYDEDELLTF
- a CDS encoding class I SAM-dependent methyltransferase, with amino-acid sequence MNFFGDPIWENLFSSKSWGKYPPEETIRFFIRAKNKINHIPLYVLDIGCGMGASSWMMAKEGGKVTAFDGAPSGLSHINVNAKEFGVLDEIETVLGDITRPSVYLRQTYDIMIDQYSIYANPENMVIEAYGKYFNLLKPGGLFLTCGFGYGTTGWDEGRRISEHTITDIKKGVMRDTGTVSVFSIEQLISILCAIGFEIEYWEQIVENRNEIYVDKHTIAVSKPGK
- a CDS encoding GNAT family N-acetyltransferase, encoding MRIKECTTSDSQWGDAFKCLPANLQDIYFSPSYYRVYEQVYGSQAHCMIFENDNDIALYPFIINTLRGLSYINIDHEYFDIQGAYGYNGVASTSNDPAFTSGISRAMIEYCQEKGIIAEFTRFNPVYNNHKLVSYLNVISVNHNVLVNLTERDIWQNSYEHSTRKNIKKAERSGLNTIVIAGRDVTSERLDSFIDIYEKTMTRNSADEFYNFPRNYFESMLRFNGQNTIMFFTIKDEIPIACELVLYGGSVGYSFLGGTLAEYYDCRPNDILKHAIIEHLKDVGCTCFCLGGGTTDGDGVFRYKRSFSKNGVVDFFIGKKIHNAAIYGEIVNAWSERFPEKCKKYGNQLLKYRY
- a CDS encoding DegT/DnrJ/EryC1/StrS family aminotransferase — protein: MITKKPENVTNFRMNCCFFKSARKAFSHVLNNHLSCVLLAPAYIGFSSREGSGIFDPIRESRIKYCFYKMNKDLYIDMVDLKNRLIENEKGILLLIHYFGFRDPNYSEAKELAIKMNYIVVEDCAHALFTFLFGADRNFDYAFFSLHKMLPYRNGGMLLSKYPQESETIESFNLHEYDCYQIAQRRCENYQKLKELMEPLCARFHIHLLRDALEDAVPQSFPILLPDANSRDRLYFGLNEVGYGVVSLYHELIPEIDRYYSESHFLSTRILNLPVHQDVRIDELELMVRNLKQLL
- a CDS encoding acylneuraminate cytidylyltransferase family protein, whose translation is MAGRPIGQYPQQCADTKNDMNETIGLITARGGSKSIPRKNIKLLAGKPLIAWTIEAALQCKWLSRIIVSTDDEEIEKVAHHWCAEVPFRRPAEFARDDSSSISAVLHAIHWMEENENFCPDYIMLLQPTSPLRTAEDIQRSIELARKSRAVAVVSVCESERHPYSCKRILDDGTLSDFMATDIGYLRRQDLPPAYAVNGAIYLNQRSSLLLDKTFLPTGTIAYPMPQERSLDVDTPWDWRMAELIMKDRNCHD
- a CDS encoding LegC family aminotransferase translates to MFEKIVSFIKSLYPAENPVPLHAPRFLGNEKKYLIDCIDTTYVSYVGEYVTRFEDEIRQCTGAKYAIAVSSGTGALHVALLLAEVAPGDEVITQPLTFVATANAISYCNAHPLFVDVERLTLGLDPDKLNDFLLNNGILKSDGKCYNKTTGRKIAACVPMHTLGHPVRIDQVIKICNKYHIPVVEDAAEALGSYYKRQHAGTFGVLGILSFNGNKPVTTGGGGMIITNDKAIAAKAKHLTTTAKQRHPWEFIHDDVGYNYRMPNINAAVGCAQMECFAGVLENKRATAQMYAQFFQEIGIPFVEEPTHARSNYWLNTIVLKDRQERDQFLAYSREKGIQTRPVWTLMPDLPMYRHCQCTAIETAQWLEDRLVNIPSSVRIQRTI
- a CDS encoding NAD-dependent 4,6-dehydratase LegB, with product MNKILVTGAGGFIGSHLTELLVKKGFDVKAFVRYNSKNNWGWLETSEIKDQIEIVSGDIRDFDSVYNALKGCNAVFHLAALIGIPYSYISPKAYIETNIIGSYNVMQASKELGIEQVLITSTSETYGTAQYIPIDENHPSVGQSPYSASKISADQLALSYYRSFNLPVKVVRPFNTYGPRQSARAVIPTIITQLLAGSTEIKMGSIHPTRDFNYVKDTVAGFIAIAETQATIGEEINIASQQEISIGQLAREIIDQINPSARIVSEDIRIRPEKSEVEQLLGSNEKIRRLTGWQPEHSLKQGIRETIDWFRDEENLWRYKWNDYNV
- a CDS encoding glycosyltransferase, with the protein product MNMIIGNGVIANRFIDYSLQSSYLIFAGSVYDSTSHDEIAFRHEEESIKNALLNNQMSVFVYFSSCDILDLDKANSLYVRHKIQMEKLIQDSANKYLIFRLPQLFGLSDEKTSIVNYLVDAIVEGKSFDLWRNAERNLIDIDDVHLIVDYILTNKLYSNRIINIACPHNTSILELVQCMESYFYRSAKYNLVDKGASYYIDISETLEIITKLNINFKQGYILKAINKYFRHLINKPLLLSVIVPTYNEEHGIEEFYRRTKYVLKILEPRFDHEIIFVNDFSTDNTFDKLQALSKIDRCVKLIDFSRNFGNQIAITAGIDFSRGDLAIIIDDDLQDPPEVMLNFIAMWSIGFKVVYGVRPIRQGVNVFFKLLAKIYYRLINRLSDTKIPNDTGDFRLIDRMVIDKLKLMREGNRYYRGMVAWVGFSQIGCTYERDKRYAGKSTFSIKNYINFAIQGLTSFTDKPLYIVSLLGACIAGIGFLLASILIVNKIIDPSISIRGWTSLVAIAVFLGGIQLLSIGTIGVYIGMIYREVKGRPLYIIDKTTNLNE